The Vicia villosa cultivar HV-30 ecotype Madison, WI unplaced genomic scaffold, Vvil1.0 ctg.001123F_1_1_3, whole genome shotgun sequence genome includes a region encoding these proteins:
- the LOC131633424 gene encoding uncharacterized protein LOC131633424, with the protein MSRNSLRFVKLIRSLSTESSRPQKINRIADELFSLNRFERHDFTVLWRLKMGLDRYGSAPIAGGLSPLGPAAPGSAAADATAAPAEKTAFDIKLEKYDAAAKIKIIKEVRSFTDLGLKEAKELVEKFPCVLKKGVTKEEGNPIIEKLKELGATVVLE; encoded by the coding sequence ATGTCACGAAACTCCCTACGATTCGTCAAACTGATTCGCTCTCTCTCCACCGAATCCTCTCGCCCCCAAAAAATCAACCGCATAGCCGACGAGCTTTTCAGCCTCAACAGATTCGAACGGCACGACTTCACCGTCCTATGGAGACTCAAAATGGGCCTAGACCGTTACGGTAGTGCTCCAATTGCCGGCGGCCTTAGTCCATTAGGTCCTGCCGCGCCCGGGTCTGCTGCTGCAGATGCAACCGCCGCTCCTGCGGAGAAGACGGCTTTTGATATTAAGCTTGAGAAGTATGACGCTGCGGCGAAGATTAAGATAATTAAGGAGGTTAGGTCTTTTACTGATTTGGGGTTGAAGGAAGCTAAGGAGTTGGTTGAGAAGTTTCCGTGTGTTTTGAAGAAGGGGGTTACTAAGGAAGAGGGGAATCCTATTATTGAGAAGCTTAAGGAATTGGGTGCCACTGTTGTACTTGAGTGA
- the LOC131633423 gene encoding uncharacterized protein LOC131633423 yields the protein MFFSLSYDSLLQLPRPTHNTFMASRSPRLLSLARRAFSSSSSSSQANGVSLVQGASRGIGLEFVKQLLENNDKGHVVATCRNPDSSTGLLQLKDKFDDRLQILPLDLTVESSIEASALSIKETYGHLNLLINASGILSIPKVLQPETTLSKLEKSSLMLAYEVNAVGPILVIKHMWPLLKAGAAIGTERSGAVVASLSARVASIGDNRIGGWHSYRSSKTALNQLSKNVALEFARKKDPIICILLHPGTVDTDLSRPFQKNVPKEKLFSKEFSVQKLLHIINNVKSQDNGKFFAWDGQEIPW from the exons ATGTTCTTTTCTCTTTCATATGATTCTCTATTGCAATTGCCACGTCCAACCCACAACACTTTCATGGCTTCACGCTCCCCTCGGCTTCTATCACTCGCCAGAAGAGCcttttcttcatcatcatcatcttctcaagCTAATGGGGTTTCCTTAGTTCAAGGAGCTTCCAGAGGAATCGGCCTTGAATTC GTGAAACAACTGTTAGAGAACAATGATAAAGGGCATGTTGTTGCTACTTGCCGTAATCCTGATTCATCAACTGGGCTTCTTCAATTGAAGGATAAATTTGATGATCGTCTTCAAATTTTGCCTCTGGATTTGACTGTTGAAAGTTCTATTGAG GCATCTGCATTGTCGATAAAAGAAACATATGGCCATCTAAACCTTCTCATTAATGCATCTGGAATTCTTTCAATACCTAAAGTATTGCAACCag AAACCACATTGAGCAAATTGGAGAAGTCATCTTTAATGCTTGCGTATGAGGTTAATGCCGTCGGTCCTATCTTGGTTATCAAG CACATGTGGCCTCTTCTAAAAGCTGGAGCTGCCATTGGGACAGAAAGAAGTGGTGCAGTTGTGGCTAGTTTGAGTGCAAGGGTTGCATCTATTGGTGACAATCGTATCGGGGGTTGGCATTCGTATCGATCTTCAAAGACTGCTCTTAATCAAT TGTCGAAGAATGTGGCATTGGAATTTGCAAGGAAGAAGGATCCAATCATATGTATTCTATTGCATCCTGGCACAGTTGACACAGATCTTTCTAGGCCATTTCAGAAAAATGTTCCTAAAGAAAAGCTCTTCAGCAAAGAGTTCTCAGTCCAAAAGCTGTTGCACATTATTAACAATGTGAAGAGCCAAGACAATGGCAAGTTCTTTGCATGGGATGGTCAAGAAATTCCTTGGTAA
- the LOC131633427 gene encoding annexin D8-like, whose translation MASLIDAKDFSPIEDAETIMNACKGFGTNETALISILANRDAAQRKLVRLAYQEVYHQDLIELLKSELSGNFERAIILWIMDPAEREATLINEALKKPTPDYKVIIEIACTKNPEELLAVKRSYQSLYKHSLEEDVASQTIGDIRKLLIAVISTYKFDGEEFDENVAQSEANILHQLIERRAFNDDEMIRILSTRSKKQLSVTFNIFKDLFGTTINKGLLATTVDEYVGVLRTTVRCINDPQRYLAKVLCKALNDLVNEDDALNRVIVTRAEKDLKEIKDHFLKRNNVSIQDSVDRKTWGNYKTFLLQLLGKE comes from the exons ATGGCTTCTCTAATTGATGCAAAAGATTTTTCTCCCATCGAAGACGCTGAAACTATAATGAATGCATGCAAAG GATTCGGGACAAACGAGACAGCGCTTATATCCATACTAGCAAACCGGGATGCAGCTCAAAGGAAACTTGTGAGACTAGCATATCAAGAAGTCTATCATCAAGATCTTATTGAACTGCTCAAATCTGAACTTTCAGGAAACTTTGAG AGAGCCATTATCCTTTGGATAATGGATCCAGCTGAAAGAGAAGCCACATTGATTAATGAGGCATTAAAGAAGCCAACACCAGATTACAAAGTAATTATTGAGATTGCTTGCACTAAAAATCCTGAAGAGCTTTTGGCTGTAAAGCGTTCATATCAATCTCTTTACAAGCATTCACTGGAAGAAGATGTTGCTTCACAAACTATTGGCGATATTCGCAAA TTGTTGATTGCAGTTATAAGCACTTACAAATTTGACGGAGAAGAGTTTGATGAGAATGTGGCCCAATCTGAAGCAAATATACTTCATCAATTGATTGAAAGGAGAGCTTTCAACGACGACGAAATGATTAGAATTTTAAGTACAAGAAGTAAGAAACAGCTAAGTGTGACTTTCAATATTTTCAAGGACTTATTTGGCACAACAATTAACAAG GGTTTATTAGCTACTACAGTTGATGAATATGTTGGAGTACTGCGTACTACTGTTCGTTGCATCAATGACCCCCAAAGATATTTGGCCAAG GTGCTATGTAAAGCCTTGAATGATTTGGTGAATGAAGATGATGCTTTGAATCGTGTTATCGTCACTCGTGCAGAGAAGGATTTAAAGGAAATCAAAGACCACTTTTTAAAGAGAAACAATGTCAGCATTCAAGATTCTGTGGATAGGAAGACATGGGGAAATTACAAGACTTTTCTCCTTCAATTGTTGGGAAAGGAATAA